One Calditerricola satsumensis genomic window carries:
- the aroA gene encoding 3-phosphoshikimate 1-carboxyvinyltransferase, translating to MRVEPARALRGALTVPGDKSISHRAVLLGALAEGRTEITGFLPGADCLSTIACLRRLGVAIEQEGDRVTVHGAGWYGLREPEDVLDVGNSGTTIRLLAGVLATQPFHSVLVGDASIARRPMRRVTAPLRAMGAHIDGRADGEYTPLAIRGGPLSAIQHVSPVASAQVKSALLLAGLQADGETAVTEPYRSRDHTERMLRAFGAELTVDGTTVRVRGGQRLIGQRVDVPGDISSAAFFLVAAALVPGSDLVVRGVGLNPTRTGILDVLRAMGAAVEVEETGEACGEPVGNVRVRHAPLAATEIGGALIPRLIDELPVIAVLATQAEGTTVIRDAQELRVKETDRIATVAAELSKMGARIEATADGLIIHGPTPLHGARCDSHGDHRIGMALAVAGLIADGPTEIARPEAMAVSFPDFFDRLRAVAG from the coding sequence ATGCGCGTGGAACCCGCCCGTGCCCTGCGGGGAGCGTTGACCGTGCCCGGGGACAAGTCGATTTCGCACCGGGCCGTCTTGTTGGGGGCCCTGGCCGAAGGGCGCACCGAGATCACCGGCTTTTTGCCAGGGGCTGACTGCCTCAGCACCATCGCCTGCCTCCGCCGCCTGGGAGTGGCCATCGAGCAGGAGGGCGACCGCGTCACCGTGCACGGCGCGGGCTGGTACGGGCTGCGCGAGCCGGAGGACGTGCTGGACGTGGGCAACTCGGGAACGACGATCCGCCTCCTCGCCGGCGTGCTGGCCACGCAGCCGTTCCACAGCGTGCTGGTAGGGGACGCGTCGATCGCCCGGCGGCCGATGCGGCGCGTCACCGCCCCCCTGCGCGCGATGGGGGCGCACATCGACGGGCGTGCCGACGGCGAGTACACGCCGCTGGCCATTCGCGGCGGACCGCTAAGCGCCATCCAGCACGTGTCGCCGGTGGCCAGCGCGCAGGTGAAGTCGGCCCTGCTGCTTGCCGGCCTCCAGGCGGACGGGGAGACGGCGGTGACCGAGCCCTACCGCTCCCGCGACCACACCGAGCGGATGCTGCGGGCCTTTGGCGCGGAACTGACCGTTGACGGGACCACCGTGCGCGTGCGCGGCGGCCAGCGCCTGATCGGCCAGCGGGTGGACGTGCCCGGTGACATTTCGTCGGCCGCCTTTTTCCTGGTGGCCGCCGCCCTCGTGCCGGGAAGCGACCTTGTCGTGCGCGGGGTGGGGCTCAACCCCACGCGGACGGGCATTCTCGACGTCCTGCGGGCCATGGGCGCGGCCGTCGAAGTCGAGGAGACGGGCGAAGCGTGCGGCGAGCCGGTCGGCAACGTGCGCGTGCGCCACGCGCCGCTGGCGGCGACGGAGATTGGCGGCGCCCTCATCCCGCGGCTCATCGACGAGCTGCCCGTCATCGCCGTGCTGGCCACGCAAGCCGAGGGGACGACGGTGATCCGCGACGCCCAGGAGCTGCGCGTCAAGGAGACCGACCGCATCGCCACGGTGGCGGCGGAGCTGTCGAAAATGGGCGCGCGCATTGAGGCGACGGCGGATGGCCTGATCATCCACGGGCCGACGCCGCTTCATGGGGCGCGGTGCGACAGCCACGGCGACCACCGCATCGGCATGGCCCTGGCCGTGGCCGGGCTCATCGCCGACGGGCCGACGGAGATCGCGCGGCCGGAGGCGATGGCCGTGTCGTTCCCCGACTTTTTTGACCGGCTGCGCGCGGTGGCGGGGTGA